The following coding sequences lie in one Mycobacterium sp. DL440 genomic window:
- a CDS encoding TetR/AcrR family transcriptional regulator — MSARPEPQAAGTRRSQSRPARTTRLSRDAIVNAALTFLDREGWDALTINALANQLGTKGPSLYNHVDSLDDLRRTVRMRVIDDIIEMLNTVGSGRTRDDAVSVMASAYRSYAHHHPGRYSAFTRMPFGGDDPEYSAATRAAAGPVIQVLTSYGLEGEDAFYAALQFWSALHGFVLLEMTGVMDDIDTDAVFTDMLRRLASGMGQLGS, encoded by the coding sequence ATGTCAGCTCGGCCGGAGCCACAGGCGGCTGGCACACGACGTTCCCAGTCCCGGCCGGCGCGGACCACCAGGCTCAGCCGTGACGCCATTGTCAATGCGGCATTGACGTTTCTGGACCGTGAGGGCTGGGACGCGCTGACCATCAACGCACTGGCCAACCAGCTCGGTACGAAGGGTCCGTCGCTCTACAACCACGTGGACAGCCTGGACGACCTGCGACGGACGGTCCGCATGCGCGTGATCGACGACATCATCGAGATGCTCAACACCGTCGGTTCCGGCCGCACCCGTGACGATGCGGTGTCGGTGATGGCCAGTGCCTACCGCAGCTACGCCCACCACCATCCCGGTCGCTACTCCGCGTTCACCCGGATGCCGTTCGGCGGAGACGATCCGGAGTACTCGGCTGCCACCAGGGCCGCGGCCGGACCGGTCATCCAGGTGCTGACTTCCTATGGGCTGGAGGGCGAGGACGCCTTCTACGCCGCCCTGCAGTTCTGGTCTGCCCTACACGGCTTTGTACTGCTGGAAATGACTGGTGTGATGGACGACATCGACACCGATGCGGTGTTCACCGATATGCTGCGGCGGTTGGCCTCTGGTATGGGGCAACTGGGGTCGTAG
- the rpsG gene encoding 30S ribosomal protein S7 — protein MPRKGPAPKRPLVNDPVYGSQLVTQLVNKVLLDGKKSLAERIVYGALEQARDKTGTDPVVTLKRALDNVKPALEVRSRRVGGATYQVPVEVRPERSTTLALRWLVSFSKARREKTMVERLANEIMDASNGLGAAVKRREDTHKMAEANRAFAHYRW, from the coding sequence ATGCCGCGCAAGGGTCCCGCGCCGAAGCGTCCGTTGGTCAACGATCCGGTCTACGGGTCGCAGCTGGTCACCCAGCTGGTCAACAAGGTTCTGCTGGACGGCAAGAAATCACTGGCCGAGCGCATTGTCTACGGTGCGCTGGAGCAGGCTCGCGACAAGACCGGCACCGATCCGGTCGTCACTCTCAAGCGCGCTCTCGACAACGTCAAGCCCGCCCTCGAGGTGCGCAGCCGCCGCGTCGGTGGCGCCACCTACCAGGTTCCGGTCGAGGTCCGCCCCGAGCGCTCCACCACCCTGGCCCTGCGCTGGCTGGTCAGCTTCTCCAAGGCCCGTCGCGAGAAGACCATGGTCGAGCGCCTCGCCAACGAGATCATGGATGCGAGCAACGGCCTGGGTGCCGCTGTGAAGCGTCGCGAGGACACTCACAAGATGGCCGAAGCGAACCGAGCTTTCGCGCACTACCGCTGGTGA
- a CDS encoding DUF3060 domain-containing protein, protein MLIRFPHTQLILGIGAAAAALALAACGSESSDTNTPSATAGSSGVNVEVGNTINYMSVGTTTDIDCADGKSLTVGGTNNTLTVKGTCANVNIGGSDNKITFERIDKGLTIIGLNNTVSYAAGDPKVTNTGSNNKVNKG, encoded by the coding sequence GTGCTCATCCGTTTCCCCCACACCCAGCTGATCCTCGGAATCGGCGCCGCTGCCGCCGCGCTCGCCCTGGCGGCCTGTGGATCCGAGAGCTCGGACACCAATACCCCGAGCGCCACGGCGGGATCGTCCGGCGTCAACGTCGAGGTCGGCAACACCATCAACTACATGTCGGTCGGCACCACGACCGACATCGACTGCGCCGACGGCAAATCGCTCACAGTGGGCGGCACCAACAACACGCTGACCGTCAAGGGCACCTGCGCCAACGTGAACATCGGCGGATCCGACAACAAGATCACCTTCGAGCGGATCGACAAGGGGCTCACCATCATCGGGCTCAACAACACGGTCAGCTACGCCGCGGGCGACCCGAAGGTCACCAACACCGGCAGCAACAACAAGGTCAACAAGGGTTAG
- a CDS encoding DUF3558 domain-containing protein, with protein MALLTACGPTDTSSAPEPASPGSGFHGVDCNGITDADIADAVGSSMFTKAVVSDTGCFWQENSVLGTFGAGMGISTWWYRGSDMDTERTLETRAGRTLTELSIDGNKGFRAADANVCSIYVAKGEDVITWSIQTMNPATLPDLCQVVEKLARLSQGRVN; from the coding sequence GTGGCGTTGCTGACCGCGTGCGGGCCGACGGACACGTCGTCGGCCCCCGAGCCTGCGTCCCCCGGCAGCGGTTTCCACGGCGTGGACTGCAACGGCATCACCGATGCTGACATCGCCGATGCCGTCGGATCCTCGATGTTCACCAAGGCTGTGGTCAGCGACACCGGGTGCTTCTGGCAGGAGAACTCGGTACTGGGCACCTTCGGTGCCGGGATGGGTATCTCCACGTGGTGGTACCGGGGCAGTGACATGGACACCGAACGGACATTGGAGACCCGGGCCGGGCGCACCCTCACCGAGCTGTCGATCGACGGAAACAAGGGCTTTCGGGCGGCCGACGCGAATGTGTGCAGCATCTACGTGGCCAAGGGCGAGGACGTCATCACCTGGTCGATCCAGACGATGAATCCGGCCACGCTGCCTGACCTGTGTCAGGTCGTCGAGAAACTCGCCCGGCTCAGTCAGGGCCGGGTCAACTGA
- the rpsL gene encoding 30S ribosomal protein S12 has translation MPTINQLVRKGRRDKVAKVKTAALKGSPQRRGVCTRVYTTTPKKPNSALRKVARVKLTSGVEVTAYIPGEGHNLQEHSMVLVRGGRVKDLPGVRYKIIRGSLDTQGVKNRKQARSRYGAKKEKS, from the coding sequence ATGCCAACCATCAACCAGCTGGTCCGCAAGGGTCGCCGCGACAAGGTCGCGAAGGTCAAGACCGCGGCCCTCAAGGGCAGCCCGCAGCGCCGTGGCGTGTGCACCCGCGTGTACACAACCACCCCGAAGAAGCCGAACTCGGCGCTTCGCAAGGTCGCGCGCGTCAAGCTGACCAGTGGGGTTGAGGTCACGGCCTACATCCCCGGTGAGGGTCACAACCTGCAGGAGCACTCGATGGTGCTGGTGCGTGGCGGTCGTGTGAAGGACCTTCCGGGTGTCCGTTACAAGATCATCCGCGGGTCGCTGGACACCCAGGGCGTCAAGAACCGCAAGCAGGCCCGTAGCCGCTACGGCGCCAAGAAGGAGAAGAGCTGA
- a CDS encoding MarR family winged helix-turn-helix transcriptional regulator produces MEDSEQECWQRFLDSSTQLCQNVDQTLMDEHDLALVDVLLLELLTKSECGSARMGDLARSLALIPSRATARVRRMESRRLITRTTDQHDRRSVHATITHAGRAHLQNAMRTYARAVRELYLNQLSRTQMTSLGDCCRRINTALR; encoded by the coding sequence GTGGAGGATAGCGAGCAAGAGTGCTGGCAGCGCTTCCTCGATTCATCGACTCAGCTTTGCCAGAACGTGGACCAAACGCTGATGGACGAGCACGATCTCGCACTGGTCGATGTCCTGTTGCTCGAATTGCTGACCAAGTCAGAATGTGGATCCGCTCGAATGGGCGACCTTGCCCGGTCCCTGGCGCTGATTCCCAGCCGCGCCACCGCGCGGGTCCGACGTATGGAATCACGCAGGCTGATCACCCGTACGACCGATCAGCACGACCGGCGGTCGGTACACGCCACCATTACCCACGCTGGTCGCGCACACCTACAGAACGCCATGCGCACCTACGCACGAGCCGTTCGCGAGCTTTACCTGAATCAGCTGTCGCGCACTCAGATGACGTCGCTGGGTGATTGTTGCCGGCGCATCAACACCGCCCTTCGCTGA
- a CDS encoding PaaX family transcriptional regulator C-terminal domain-containing protein, giving the protein MVVLKRMAARSVVLSVLLGAHPAWASAAELIRLTADFDIKEPTLRVALTRMVSAGDLVRSEDGYRLSDRLLTRQRRQDDAIDPQLREYDGQWLTLVITSVGTDARTRASLRNALQQYRFGELREGVWMRPDNLDQALPQEITDRVRVLHTRDDDPAGLAAALWDLPGWRRTGEQLLDEMADAADVPGRFVAAAGIVRHLLSDPVLPDELQPRSWPGADLRKAYNDFAAELVDRRDQNELMEAT; this is encoded by the coding sequence ATGGTCGTGCTCAAACGGATGGCGGCTCGCTCGGTGGTGTTGAGCGTGCTGCTCGGCGCGCATCCGGCGTGGGCGAGTGCGGCCGAGCTGATCAGGCTGACGGCGGATTTCGACATCAAAGAACCGACGCTGCGGGTGGCGCTGACTCGCATGGTCAGTGCCGGTGACCTGGTTCGCTCCGAGGACGGCTACCGGCTGTCGGACCGGCTGTTGACCCGTCAGCGCCGCCAGGACGACGCGATCGATCCGCAGTTGCGTGAGTATGACGGTCAATGGCTGACACTGGTCATCACCAGCGTCGGTACTGATGCGCGTACCCGGGCATCGCTCCGGAATGCCCTGCAGCAGTACCGGTTCGGTGAACTGCGCGAGGGTGTGTGGATGCGCCCGGACAATCTCGATCAGGCCTTGCCGCAGGAGATCACCGACCGGGTGCGGGTTCTGCACACCCGGGACGACGATCCGGCCGGTCTGGCCGCCGCGCTGTGGGACCTTCCGGGCTGGCGGCGCACCGGCGAGCAGTTGTTGGACGAGATGGCCGACGCGGCCGACGTTCCGGGGCGGTTCGTCGCGGCCGCGGGCATTGTGCGTCACCTTCTTTCGGACCCGGTTCTGCCCGACGAGCTGCAGCCGCGTAGTTGGCCGGGTGCCGATTTGCGTAAGGCCTACAACGACTTCGCGGCCGAACTCGTTGATCGGCGCGATCAGAACGAACTCATGGAGGCAACGTGA
- a CDS encoding crotonase/enoyl-CoA hydratase family protein gives MTKAVRVERNGAVTTVIIDRPHARNAVDGPTAAALFAAFEQFDADDDAAVAVLTGANGTFCAGADLKAFGTPEMNRLDSVGPGPMGPSRMVLSKPVIAAISGHAVAGGLELALWCDLRVVEEDAVLGVFCRRWGVPLIDGGTVRLPRLIGQSRAMDLILTGRAVDAAEAHAIGLANRVVPTGQARAAAEELAVELSRLPQQCMRADRLSALHQWGESEQTAMEFEFASIERVKHEAAHGAGRFARGAGRHGASA, from the coding sequence GTGACCAAAGCTGTCCGGGTTGAACGCAACGGTGCGGTGACCACGGTCATCATCGACCGCCCGCACGCCCGTAATGCGGTCGACGGGCCCACCGCCGCGGCCCTGTTCGCCGCGTTCGAGCAGTTCGACGCGGACGACGACGCCGCGGTGGCGGTGTTGACCGGCGCCAACGGCACGTTCTGTGCCGGCGCCGATCTCAAAGCCTTTGGTACGCCCGAGATGAACCGGCTGGACTCTGTCGGGCCCGGGCCGATGGGACCGAGCCGAATGGTGTTGTCCAAGCCGGTGATCGCCGCGATCAGCGGCCACGCGGTGGCCGGCGGTTTGGAACTGGCGTTGTGGTGTGACCTGCGGGTGGTCGAGGAGGACGCCGTGCTGGGCGTGTTCTGCCGCCGGTGGGGAGTGCCCCTGATCGACGGCGGCACCGTGCGGCTGCCCCGGCTGATCGGGCAGAGCCGCGCCATGGACCTGATCCTGACCGGGCGTGCCGTCGACGCCGCCGAAGCCCACGCGATCGGCCTGGCCAACCGGGTGGTGCCGACCGGGCAGGCCCGCGCGGCGGCCGAGGAGCTCGCCGTCGAGCTTTCCCGGCTTCCTCAGCAATGTATGCGTGCCGACCGCCTCTCGGCACTGCATCAGTGGGGCGAATCCGAGCAGACGGCAATGGAATTCGAATTCGCCAGCATCGAGCGCGTCAAACACGAAGCCGCTCACGGAGCGGGACGGTTCGCCCGAGGCGCCGGCCGGCACGGCGCGAGCGCGTAA
- a CDS encoding DUF3060 domain-containing protein → MSWKVVGRVVAAGALTLPLTLTVGAPGAAAKNGDTTITGQSTEQTVDCNNATLLVNGSNNRVNAMGTCWAITVQGTSNVIVADNVINDITVYGWDQTVFFKNGDPIIVDRGRELAMVNQISRVPA, encoded by the coding sequence GTGAGTTGGAAAGTTGTAGGCCGGGTAGTGGCTGCGGGCGCCCTCACGTTGCCGCTGACGCTGACCGTCGGCGCACCCGGCGCGGCGGCCAAGAACGGTGACACCACCATCACCGGCCAGAGCACCGAACAAACCGTGGACTGCAACAACGCCACGCTGTTGGTCAACGGGTCCAACAACCGGGTCAATGCGATGGGTACCTGCTGGGCGATCACGGTGCAGGGGACCTCCAATGTGATCGTCGCCGACAACGTCATCAACGACATCACGGTGTACGGCTGGGACCAGACGGTGTTCTTCAAGAACGGCGACCCGATAATCGTCGACCGCGGCCGCGAACTGGCGATGGTCAACCAGATCAGCCGCGTCCCCGCCTGA
- a CDS encoding deoxyribonuclease IV — protein MLIGSHVDNTDPLAAAAADGADVVQFFLGNPQSWKKPKPREDADILKASTVPLYVHAPYLINVASANNRVRIPSRKILQDTCDAAAEIGATAVIVHGGHADDNDMEAGFERWVKALDALNTDVSVYLENTAGGDHAMARHFDTISRLWDHIGDKGIGFCLDTCHAWAAGEALIDAVERIKAITGRIDLVHCNDSRDAAGSGADRHANFGAGQIDPQLLAAVVKAADAPVICETSEAGRKDDIAFLREHAG, from the coding sequence GTGCTCATCGGTTCGCATGTAGACAACACCGACCCATTGGCAGCGGCCGCTGCGGACGGCGCCGACGTGGTGCAGTTCTTCCTCGGAAACCCGCAGAGTTGGAAGAAGCCCAAGCCCCGCGAGGACGCCGACATCCTCAAGGCGTCGACGGTGCCGTTGTACGTCCACGCGCCGTACCTGATCAACGTGGCCTCGGCGAACAACCGCGTCCGGATCCCGTCACGCAAGATCCTGCAGGACACGTGCGACGCCGCAGCCGAGATCGGTGCCACCGCGGTGATCGTGCACGGCGGGCATGCCGATGACAACGACATGGAGGCCGGGTTCGAGCGCTGGGTCAAGGCCCTCGATGCACTGAACACCGATGTGTCGGTGTACCTGGAGAACACCGCCGGCGGCGATCACGCCATGGCACGGCATTTCGACACGATCAGCCGGTTGTGGGATCACATCGGGGACAAAGGAATTGGCTTCTGCCTCGACACGTGCCATGCCTGGGCGGCGGGGGAGGCGCTGATCGATGCGGTCGAGCGCATCAAGGCCATCACCGGGCGGATAGACCTGGTGCACTGCAACGATTCGCGCGACGCGGCCGGCTCGGGCGCCGACCGACACGCCAATTTCGGTGCCGGGCAGATCGATCCGCAGTTGCTGGCGGCGGTGGTCAAGGCGGCCGATGCGCCGGTGATCTGTGAGACGTCCGAAGCGGGACGCAAAGACGACATCGCATTCCTTCGCGAGCACGCCGGCTGA
- a CDS encoding acyl-CoA dehydrogenase family protein, with protein MADTHVVTNQVPVLEGYNPATSPVLAEALIREGGEWGIDEVHELGAINGSAQAQRWGELADRNQPVLHTHDRYGHRIDEVEYDPAYHELMNVAVAHGLHGAPWADDRAGSHVVRAAKTSVWTVEPGHVCPISMTYAVVPALRFNPELSAIYEPLLTSRVYDPELKVATTKAGITAGMSMTEKQGGSDVRAGTTEATPNGDGTYSLRGHKWFTSAPMGDIFLVLAQAPGGLSCFFLPRILPDGSRNRMFLQRLKDKLGNHANASSEVEYDGATAWLVGEEGRGVPTIIEMVNLTRLDCTLGSATSMRSGLSRAVHHAQHRKAFGAYLIDQPLMRNVLADLAVEAEAATMLAMRMAGATDKAVRGDERESLLRRIGLAAGKYWVCKRATPHAAEAMECLGGNGYVEESGMPRLYREAPLMGIWEGSGNVSALDTLRAMATRPESVEVLFDELSKTAGQDPRLDRHVTTLQNDLQDLETITYRGRKVAEDISLALQGALLVRHGHPAVAEAFLASRLGGQWGQAFGTLPTGLDLAPILERALVKG; from the coding sequence ATGGCTGATACGCATGTCGTCACCAATCAGGTCCCCGTGCTGGAGGGTTACAACCCCGCCACCTCGCCGGTGCTCGCCGAGGCGCTCATCCGCGAAGGTGGGGAGTGGGGTATCGACGAGGTCCACGAACTCGGCGCGATCAACGGCAGCGCCCAGGCTCAGCGCTGGGGCGAGCTGGCGGACCGCAACCAGCCGGTGCTGCACACCCACGATCGCTACGGTCACCGGATCGACGAGGTCGAATACGACCCGGCCTATCACGAGCTGATGAATGTGGCCGTCGCCCACGGCCTGCACGGTGCCCCGTGGGCTGACGACCGTGCGGGCTCGCATGTGGTGCGTGCCGCCAAGACCTCGGTGTGGACCGTCGAACCCGGGCATGTCTGCCCGATTTCGATGACCTACGCCGTGGTGCCTGCGCTCCGATTCAACCCGGAGCTGTCCGCGATCTACGAGCCGCTGCTGACCAGCCGGGTGTATGACCCGGAACTCAAGGTCGCGACGACGAAAGCCGGTATCACGGCGGGCATGTCGATGACCGAGAAGCAGGGTGGTTCCGACGTTCGCGCCGGCACCACCGAGGCCACCCCCAACGGTGACGGCACCTACTCGCTGCGTGGCCACAAGTGGTTCACCTCGGCCCCGATGGGTGACATCTTCCTGGTACTCGCCCAGGCTCCTGGCGGCCTGAGCTGTTTCTTCCTGCCGCGCATCCTGCCCGACGGCAGCCGTAACCGGATGTTCCTGCAGCGGCTCAAGGACAAGCTCGGCAATCATGCCAACGCCTCCAGTGAGGTCGAGTACGACGGCGCCACCGCCTGGCTGGTCGGCGAGGAGGGTCGCGGCGTGCCGACCATCATCGAGATGGTCAACCTCACCCGGCTGGACTGCACGCTGGGCAGCGCGACCAGCATGCGCAGCGGCCTGAGCCGCGCCGTGCACCACGCTCAGCACCGGAAGGCGTTCGGCGCCTATCTGATCGATCAGCCGCTGATGCGCAATGTGCTGGCTGACCTGGCCGTGGAGGCCGAGGCGGCGACCATGCTGGCGATGCGGATGGCCGGTGCCACCGACAAGGCCGTGCGCGGCGACGAGCGCGAGTCGCTGTTGCGCCGCATCGGCTTGGCCGCCGGGAAATACTGGGTGTGCAAGCGGGCCACCCCGCATGCCGCCGAGGCCATGGAATGCCTGGGCGGCAACGGTTACGTCGAGGAATCCGGCATGCCCCGGCTGTACCGCGAGGCCCCGCTGATGGGCATCTGGGAAGGCTCGGGCAATGTCAGCGCGCTGGATACCTTGCGCGCCATGGCAACCCGGCCCGAGAGCGTCGAGGTTCTCTTCGACGAACTGTCCAAGACGGCCGGGCAGGATCCCCGGCTGGACCGCCACGTCACCACCCTGCAGAACGATCTGCAGGACCTGGAGACCATCACCTACCGGGGCCGCAAGGTCGCCGAGGACATCTCGCTGGCCCTGCAGGGCGCGCTGCTGGTGCGTCATGGTCACCCGGCCGTGGCCGAGGCGTTCCTGGCCAGCCGGCTCGGCGGGCAGTGGGGCCAGGCTTTCGGCACGTTGCCGACCGGCTTGGACCTGGCACCGATCCTCGAGCGGGCACTGGTCAAAGGATGA
- a CDS encoding DUF3558 domain-containing protein has translation MRRCVVQAAAVAVTAVVTVAGCSRTIDGAAERASADTADPDRSFGYVDDRCGLLVDSTIQEILAADNVVRPYSGAVCQYVLSRKAGPAPTAGPLAMLDVIFSWFEKGSLERERAVARSRDAEITDTVVERHQAFLARRDVTGAACSATASAGSGVISWWVQFRGAGNGGPAGMGDPCQDAKKLLSATLQSEL, from the coding sequence ATGCGTCGGTGTGTTGTTCAGGCTGCTGCCGTGGCAGTCACAGCCGTGGTGACCGTCGCGGGGTGTTCGCGCACCATCGACGGGGCTGCCGAGCGCGCGTCGGCCGATACCGCCGATCCCGATCGCAGTTTCGGCTATGTCGACGACCGGTGCGGGCTGCTCGTCGACAGCACGATCCAGGAGATCCTGGCCGCCGACAACGTGGTGCGCCCGTACAGCGGGGCGGTCTGCCAGTACGTGTTGTCGCGTAAGGCCGGACCGGCGCCGACGGCAGGCCCACTCGCGATGCTCGACGTGATCTTCTCCTGGTTCGAGAAGGGGTCCCTGGAGCGGGAGCGGGCGGTGGCCCGCAGCCGTGATGCCGAGATCACCGACACTGTCGTCGAACGCCACCAGGCATTCCTCGCACGCCGCGATGTCACCGGCGCGGCCTGCTCGGCGACCGCTTCGGCCGGGTCGGGCGTCATCAGCTGGTGGGTGCAGTTCCGCGGTGCGGGCAATGGCGGACCGGCCGGCATGGGTGACCCGTGCCAGGACGCCAAGAAGCTGCTCTCGGCCACCCTTCAATCGGAACTCTGA
- a CDS encoding crotonase/enoyl-CoA hydratase family protein — protein MTVDFDNLKTMTYEVTDRIARITFNRPEKGNSIVADTPLELQALVERADLDPNVHVILVSGRGEGFCAGFDLSAYADGTGEAGGGRYDGTVLSGKTQAINHLPDQPWDPMVDYQMMSRFVRGFSSLMHADKPTVVKIHGYCVAGGTDIALHADQVITAADAKIGYPPMRVWGVPAAGLWAHRLGDQRAKRLLFTGDCITGAQAAEWGLAVEAPEPQDLDDRVERLLARIAAMPVNQLIMAKLACNSALLQQGVSTSRMVSTVFDGIARHTPEGHAFVADAQEHGFREAVRHRDEPMGDYGRRSSGV, from the coding sequence ATGACCGTCGACTTCGACAATCTCAAGACCATGACCTATGAGGTCACCGACCGGATAGCCCGAATCACGTTCAACCGTCCCGAAAAAGGCAACTCGATCGTCGCCGACACCCCGCTGGAACTGCAGGCCCTGGTCGAGCGTGCGGACCTGGACCCGAATGTCCACGTGATCCTGGTATCCGGTCGCGGCGAGGGCTTCTGCGCCGGATTCGACCTGTCGGCCTACGCCGACGGAACCGGCGAGGCCGGGGGAGGCCGCTACGACGGCACCGTGCTGTCCGGGAAAACCCAGGCGATCAACCATCTTCCGGACCAACCGTGGGATCCGATGGTGGACTATCAGATGATGAGCCGGTTCGTTCGCGGCTTCTCCAGCCTGATGCATGCCGACAAGCCGACAGTGGTCAAGATCCATGGCTACTGCGTGGCCGGTGGCACCGATATTGCGCTGCACGCCGATCAGGTGATCACTGCCGCCGACGCCAAGATCGGCTACCCGCCGATGCGGGTATGGGGTGTTCCGGCGGCTGGTCTGTGGGCGCACCGACTGGGGGATCAGCGCGCCAAACGCCTTCTGTTCACCGGGGACTGCATCACCGGCGCGCAGGCCGCCGAATGGGGTCTGGCCGTCGAGGCGCCTGAGCCTCAGGATTTGGACGATCGAGTCGAGCGTCTGCTTGCACGTATCGCGGCCATGCCGGTCAACCAGCTCATCATGGCCAAGCTGGCCTGCAATTCCGCGTTGCTGCAGCAGGGTGTGTCGACCAGCCGGATGGTCAGCACGGTGTTCGACGGCATCGCGCGGCACACCCCCGAGGGGCACGCATTCGTCGCCGACGCGCAAGAGCACGGCTTCCGCGAAGCGGTGCGCCACCGTGACGAGCCGATGGGTGACTACGGGCGCAGGTCTTCCGGGGTCTGA
- a CDS encoding phosphatase PAP2 family protein, with protein sequence MTAVDDSVTEEAPAQWGATTRARRLRILRYSAIAVWAAVVIYRTATDGFAFNRELLLLYIATGLLAASIGQGRRMLYVIRDWLPFAVVLAAYDLSRGAATLVGRPTLWHWQVDADRWMFFGTVPTVWLQERLKLLHPPWWEVVISTVYMSFFILPYVVAGVLWLRDREEWKRFVRLFVGLSFAALVIYALLPAAPPWAAARCDADDVDGGPAGPGCMFRSAREAVDGGLLGAMDTSQTGAHEWIERIVTRGWGKLNLHTATALIDQGQASVNLVAAIPSLHAGLTAAVAVFLWNRVNRGWRPFLVAYPLIMAFTLVYTAEHYVVDILLGWVLAGVVLFALNRYDARKARSAEVDERPRDSDDLSTPVAELDPA encoded by the coding sequence GTGACCGCGGTTGATGACTCGGTAACCGAAGAAGCTCCCGCGCAATGGGGTGCTACCACTCGTGCTCGTCGACTGCGCATTCTGCGGTACAGCGCGATCGCGGTGTGGGCGGCGGTGGTCATCTACCGCACCGCCACTGACGGCTTTGCGTTCAACCGGGAATTGTTGCTGCTCTACATCGCGACCGGTCTGCTGGCCGCCAGCATCGGGCAGGGGCGACGGATGCTCTACGTCATCCGCGACTGGTTGCCGTTCGCTGTGGTGCTGGCCGCTTACGACCTGAGCCGCGGGGCGGCCACCCTCGTCGGCCGGCCGACCTTGTGGCACTGGCAGGTCGACGCGGATCGGTGGATGTTCTTCGGCACGGTGCCCACGGTGTGGCTGCAGGAACGGCTGAAACTGCTCCACCCGCCGTGGTGGGAAGTGGTGATCAGCACGGTGTACATGTCGTTCTTCATCCTTCCCTACGTGGTGGCAGGTGTGCTGTGGCTGCGCGACCGCGAAGAGTGGAAGCGGTTCGTGCGTTTGTTCGTCGGACTCTCGTTCGCGGCATTGGTCATCTATGCGCTGCTGCCTGCCGCGCCGCCGTGGGCCGCGGCGCGGTGCGATGCCGATGACGTCGACGGCGGCCCGGCCGGCCCTGGGTGCATGTTCCGGTCGGCGCGTGAAGCCGTCGACGGAGGACTCCTCGGCGCCATGGACACCAGTCAGACCGGCGCGCACGAGTGGATCGAACGGATCGTCACGCGCGGCTGGGGCAAGCTCAATCTGCACACCGCGACGGCATTGATCGACCAGGGGCAGGCCAGCGTGAACCTCGTCGCGGCCATCCCGTCCCTGCACGCCGGCCTGACCGCTGCGGTCGCGGTGTTCCTGTGGAACCGGGTGAACCGCGGATGGCGGCCGTTCTTGGTGGCCTATCCGCTCATCATGGCCTTCACGCTGGTCTACACCGCTGAGCACTATGTGGTCGACATCCTGCTCGGCTGGGTCTTGGCGGGTGTGGTGCTGTTCGCGCTCAATCGCTATGACGCGCGCAAGGCGCGGTCCGCTGAGGTCGATGAGCGGCCCCGCGACAGCGACGACCTGTCGACTCCAGTCGCTGAACTCGACCCGGCCTGA